The Breoghania sp. L-A4 sequence TGGGTGCGCGCGGCGGCCGACTGGATGTTGCGGCTGATCTCGTTGGTGGCGGCACCCTGCTCCTCGACCGCCGCCGCGATGGCGCCGGTGTATTCGTTGACCGAATCCATCGTCCTGGTGATGCCGCCGATCGCCTGCACCGCTTCCTCGGTCGAGCTCTGGATGGCGGAAATCTGGCTGCCGATTTCCTCGGTCGCCTTCGAGGTCTGCGTCGCCAGCTCCTTCACCTCCGCGGCCACGACCGCGAAGCCACGCCCGGCCTCTCCGGCCCGCGCCGCCTCGATCGTTGCATTCAGCGCCAGCAGGTTGGTCTGCTCGGCGATGTCCTGGATGAGGCCCACGACTTCGCCGATCTTGCTGGCGGCCAGCGCCAGGCTCGCGACCTTGTCGTTGGAGGATTGCGCCGCCCCCGTCGCCTGACTGACGATCTCGGTCGTGCGGCTGACCTGCTGCGAAATCTCGGAGATCGACGAAGCCAGTTCCTCGGCGGCCGAGGCCACCGTCTGCACGTTGTTGGAAGCGTCTTCCGAGGCGCTGGCGGCTCCTTGCGCCTGTTGGGCCGATGATGCGGCAAGCCCGTCCAGGCCGCGCGCGGTGTTCTCCAGACTGGCGTTGGTGGCGTCCACGGAACTGAGCAACGCCACAGAGGTGGTGCGGAAGGTCTCGATCAGCGTCTCGATGCGGCGCTGACGCTCCTCGCGGGCAAGCTGGCTGGAGGACTGCTCGCCTTCCAGCCGCACTTGTTCGATGGCGTTGAGGCGGAACACATCGACCGCGCGCGCCATGTCGCCGATTTCATCCTGACGGGTGGTTCCCATGACATCGAAGTCGCGATTTCCGTCCGCAAGGCCGAGCAACTGGCTCGCGACACTGCGCAGCGGCAGGAAGACGCCCCGGTTGGCAAAGGCAACCACGCCACCGGCAACCGCCAGCAACAGCAGGCTCACTGCGATGCCCGACATCATGGCGGAACGCGCGATGCTGACGTAGGCCGTCTGATCAACGGCCAACAGGGCCACGGCGATCTCGGCGCCGGAAAAGTCGGTAACCGAAACACGTTCCACGACATACCGGCCGTCGTCAGCGACAATGCGGCCTTCGCCCGCGTCGGCCAGCAGATCCGTCGGCGTCATGCTCGCGGGAAGCGTGTTGCCGATGACCTCGCGTCCGGCCTTCCCCTCGCGCAGGATGGCCAGCGGGTATCCGGTCCGATCGGTGAACTTGGCGACGAACTTGTCGTGGAAACCGAGGCCGAACTCGACCGAACCGATGTGCTTGCCCTCGTGGGCAACGGGCACCACCCCGCGGTTGCCGATCCCGGCGACGCCCTTCTCCAGTCCGGAGATGATCTGCCGGGTCTTGTTGGTCTGCACCACGGTTTCGCGGAAGCTCGAGAGGTCGTCGCCAAACTTCTCGATCTTGTGCACCCGCAGGAACGAGGTGGCCGGCGGCAAATGGAACTGGAACTGACGAATGCCGTAGTCACGCTTCAACACCTCGAAGCCAGGCCCGAATTCGGCGGCCAGTCCGTCGCGGTCACCGGAGGCGAACTTCTGCTGCACGCCCGTCTGGCTCGCGACGAAGCTGGCCAGCATCAGGGCCTGCCGGCTTTCCGATGCGATGGCGGACGTCAACTGCTGCTTGGCGCTGTCGACCTCGCGGTCCAGAGCCGTCTGGATCAGGTCGCCGGACACCCACTGCGTCACGCCAAAGGTTGCGACAGATCCCAAGATCGCGAGCCCGATCATGACGAGGCTCAGCTTGGCGCGAATGGTTTTCATGCGAGTTCTCCGGCAAAACGACACCACAAGCGGCATGTATCTCCGCTCGGCTGAAACTCACTCAACCGCCTGATCTATGTAAGAATGTTTAAAATGTATGTTTCTGAATGAATTTTATATGAATTTCAGAATATTATAACTTTCTAATAGATAGAGATGCCCTGTGCGCCAGTATACCGGGGCGGCAAGACGGTCCTCCGCAAGGCCGACGACCTCCCGGCACTGAGACAAGAACCTGGAGCTTGGGCGCCGGGGCGGAGCGGCACGTATGTCGAAACGCGCAAAGCAATGAGGCTCGCCGCTGACGCTGCGACAGCCAACAAGCCGGTCTCCCCGCATGAGCCAATGGCCCGCACACTCGTCATCCGGCGCCTGACCTCCATCCTGACGGCCTAGCGCCGCATCAAGCCACGCGGGCGGCCGCCCGCCGCCGGGCTCCCAGGCGACGAAACCGACGCTCCTCCACCTGCCACACGCTCTTCGGCTCCGCATCGTGACCAAAGTGCGGTCCGCCGCGACCGAAGAAATTGTTCACCAATTCGCATCCACCCCCTTCAAGACTGACAATCGTCCGGATTTTTGATGTTAGGATCGCCGCCAGGTCAGCCTGCCGTACCGAAACCAGCCCTGGGAAACACCGCATGTCACGCCGTTATGCCATTCTCGATGTCTTCACCAACCGCCCGCTGTCCGGAAACCCGCTGGCGGTTGTCCTCGAGGCCGACGGGATGACGGACGGCGACATGCAGGCCATCGCCTCGGAGTTCAACCTGTCGGAAACGGTCTTCGTGCAGAAACCGCAAAACCCCATGCATTCGGCGCGCCTGCGAATCTTCACGCCGACGCGCGAACTGCCGTTCGCCGGTCACCCGACGGTCGGCACCGCGATCTTTCTGGCGCAGGAGCGGTTCGGTGAGTTGGACAAGGATCAGGACGCGGTCATCGTTCTGGAAGAGAATATCGGCACGGTCCGGTGCGGCGTGAAGCTGAAACCCAAGGCCGCCGGCTTCGCCGAATTCGATTGCCCGCGCCAGTCAAAGCCGCACGGCATCAGCCTGGGCGACCGGTCCGAGGTCGCCGCCGCCCTCAGCCTCAGCACATCCGACATCGGCTTTGAGAACCACCGCCCGACGGCCTATGAGGCAGGCGTTCCCTTCGCGTTCGTGCCGGTGCGCGACATGGCGGCGCTCGCCCAGGCGAAACCGGAACCCAAGGCGTGGAGCATCGCCTTCGGCAACGGCGGCACCACCGACGCCTATGTCTACTGCCGCGAAACCAAGTACCACGACGCGGATTTCCACGCCCGCATGTTCGCCCCCTCCATGGGCATTGCCGAAGACCCGGCGACCGGCGCGGCCGTCGCCGCCTTCGCCGGCGCCGTCAAGGATCACGACGACCTGCCCGACGGCACCCACTTCATCCGCATCGAGCAAGGCTTCGAGATGAACCGCCCATCCCTCATCGATCTGGAAATCGACATTCACAACGACGCCCTGAAGGCCACCCGCATCGGCGGCCAGGCGATTGTGGTGGCCAGCGGGGAGCTTTACGTTTAGTCCCGACGCATGGCTTCAATGGGGGAATGGCGCCGTGATCGAATTTCTGAAAATCCTGCATTTCATCGCCATTGCCGGCGGCGTCGGCGCCAGCCTGTCCGGCCTCATCGTGATGCGCGCTGCGAAGACCGCCGATCCGCAAGCCGCCGCGGCCCTGCGCGGCGTCGCCCCCCGCCTCGGCGCCATGGGCGCGCATTCGATCATCCTTCTGTGGATCACCGGTCCGTTGCTGCTGTGGCTCGCCTACGACCGCGGCGCGGGGCTCGGGCCCATGTTCCACGCCAAGATGGCTAGCGCCGTGGCGCTGACGCTTGTGGTGGCAAGCATGCGCCTCACCATCCGCCGCATGAAGGCGGGTCAATCCACCCCGCTGCTGCCGCTGATGCCGAAACTGGGCATCGCCTCGGCGGTCCTCGGCCCGCTGACCGTGGCGCTGGCGGTGCTGGCGTTCTCGTAAGGATGCGCAGTCCTCAGGCGGCAAAGGGAACGATCCCGTCCCCGTAGCGTTGGTGTCGTGTGAAACGACACAGGAAACGTTCGCCATGTCCCGGTATCTGAAATTCGCCGCGATGATCACCACCTCGACCGTGGTCATGCTGGCGCTGATGTATCTCAACACCTACAGCCTCGATCATGTCTTCTGGAGCGACACCCGCGGCTACATGGCGCTGATCATGGGCGCTGCGATGGCCATCGTCATGCTGAGCTTCATGCTCGACATGTACGACAAGCCGCAGCTCAACATCGGGATCTATCTCGGCGCCGCGCTGGTCTTCGCGGTCTCGCTGGCGCTGGTGCGCAGCCAGCAGACGATCGACGACGTCTCGTGGATGAAGGCGATGATCCCGCATCACTCGATCGCCATCCTCACCTCTGAACGCGCCCAGATCCTGGACCCGCGCGTGCGCGAACTCGCCGACAGCATCATCGAGACCCAGCGCAAGGAAATCGCCCAGATGAAGGCGCTGATCGCGGATCTGGAAAACGCGCCCATCGTTCAGTAGCCACGAAAGCCTCGCGGCGTCAGTCCTCCCGCCTGGCGGAACCTCCGGCGCGCGCGGACCGTCTCCTCTTGCCACCGGCGGAAATTTCCAGTATCGAAGTGACCGTTAACCGCCGGTTCAGTCGATTGCATCAGACTGACAGCGGACGAGAAGCGAGAGGACCGGGCCAAACCATGATCGCCAGCCGCACCATTCCGGCACCTGCGATCGACGCGCACACGCGCGGCGGCCTGAAGTCATGCGCGCTGCTTTCCCGTCTCGAGCTGACCCTCCTCCTTATCTGCCCCTGAGCGCCGGCAGCCCCACCCGGGCGCGCTCTCAGGGGACTCATCTGACAACGAGCCACGAGAGATTGAGGCCCATTGAGCGCACAGGCGACTCCGGGCGAGACTGATAAGGACGATCGCGCCATGACCGGCACCACAGACACCGACCACGTTTTCATCTTCGACACCACCTTGCGCGACGGCGAACAATCGCCCGGCGCTTCCATGACGCTGGAAGAAAAGCTGCAGGTCGCCGAACTGCTCGATGACATGGGCGTCGACATCATCGAGGCTGGCTTTCCGATCGCATCGAACGGCGATTTCGAAGCCGTCTCGGAGATCGCCAAGCGCTCGAAGAAGGCTGTGATCGCCGGCTTGGCCCGCGCCATCCACGGCGACATCGACCGTGCCGGCGAGGCGGTGCGCCATGCCGAACGCGGCCGCATCCACACCTTCGTCTCCACCTCGCCGATCCATCTGAAGTTCCAGATGAACAAGACGGAAGAGGAAGTGCTGGAGATCATCACCGACACGGTGACCCGTTCGCGCAACCTGATTGACGACGTGGAATGGTCCGCCATGGACGCCACGCGCACGCCGATCGAGTATCTGTGCCGCTGCGTCGACGCCGCGATCAAGGCCGGCGCCACCACCATCAACCTGCC is a genomic window containing:
- a CDS encoding cache domain-containing protein; the protein is MKTIRAKLSLVMIGLAILGSVATFGVTQWVSGDLIQTALDREVDSAKQQLTSAIASESRQALMLASFVASQTGVQQKFASGDRDGLAAEFGPGFEVLKRDYGIRQFQFHLPPATSFLRVHKIEKFGDDLSSFRETVVQTNKTRQIISGLEKGVAGIGNRGVVPVAHEGKHIGSVEFGLGFHDKFVAKFTDRTGYPLAILREGKAGREVIGNTLPASMTPTDLLADAGEGRIVADDGRYVVERVSVTDFSGAEIAVALLAVDQTAYVSIARSAMMSGIAVSLLLLAVAGGVVAFANRGVFLPLRSVASQLLGLADGNRDFDVMGTTRQDEIGDMARAVDVFRLNAIEQVRLEGEQSSSQLAREERQRRIETLIETFRTTSVALLSSVDATNASLENTARGLDGLAASSAQQAQGAASASEDASNNVQTVASAAEELASSISEISQQVSRTTEIVSQATGAAQSSNDKVASLALAASKIGEVVGLIQDIAEQTNLLALNATIEAARAGEAGRGFAVVAAEVKELATQTSKATEEIGSQISAIQSSTEEAVQAIGGITRTMDSVNEYTGAIAAAVEEQGAATNEISRNIQSAAARTQTVVDSINELDKAVVETNTSAASVLNASTEAAKNTERFREEIAAFLKDVAAA
- a CDS encoding PhzF family phenazine biosynthesis protein, which codes for MSRRYAILDVFTNRPLSGNPLAVVLEADGMTDGDMQAIASEFNLSETVFVQKPQNPMHSARLRIFTPTRELPFAGHPTVGTAIFLAQERFGELDKDQDAVIVLEENIGTVRCGVKLKPKAAGFAEFDCPRQSKPHGISLGDRSEVAAALSLSTSDIGFENHRPTAYEAGVPFAFVPVRDMAALAQAKPEPKAWSIAFGNGGTTDAYVYCRETKYHDADFHARMFAPSMGIAEDPATGAAVAAFAGAVKDHDDLPDGTHFIRIEQGFEMNRPSLIDLEIDIHNDALKATRIGGQAIVVASGELYV
- a CDS encoding DUF305 domain-containing protein — encoded protein: MSRYLKFAAMITTSTVVMLALMYLNTYSLDHVFWSDTRGYMALIMGAAMAIVMLSFMLDMYDKPQLNIGIYLGAALVFAVSLALVRSQQTIDDVSWMKAMIPHHSIAILTSERAQILDPRVRELADSIIETQRKEIAQMKALIADLENAPIVQ